The Flavobacterium sp. CBA20B-1 genome includes the window TAAAATCTTATTGACAAAACCCGATTTAATTTTGCTTGATGAGCCAACCAACCACTTGGATATGGATAGTATTGAATGGCTGGAAGATTTCTTAATCAATCAGGCAAAAGCCGTAATGGTCATTTCGCACGATAGAGCGTTTGTTGATAACATTACCAACAGAACTATTGAAGTTACCATGGGAAGAATTTACGATTACAAAGCGAAATATTCTCACTATTTGGAATTGCGAAAAGAACGACGCATTCATCAACAAAAAGCTTATGAAGAACAACAAAAGTTTATTGCTGATAACCAAGCGTTTATTGAGCGTTTTCGTGGTACTTTTTCCAAAACAGAACAAGTGCAATCGCGCGTTCGTATGTTAGAAAAAATAGTTCCGATTGAAGTAGATGAAGTAGATAATTCGGCATTGAAGTTGAAATTTCCACCATCGGTTCGTTCAGGTCAATATCCAGTGATTGTGAAAGATTTAGAAAAATCGTATGACGATAAATTGATTTTTAAAGATGCTAATTTAGTGATCGAACGGGGACAAAAAGTAGCTTTCGTAGGTAAAAATGGAGAAGGAAAATCAACCATGATTAAAGCCATTATGAAAGAAATTGAAATCAATGGTGGTTCGGTAGAAATTGGACATAACGCACAAATTGGCTATTTTGCTCAAAACCAAGCCGCATTGTTAGATGAAAACGCGACAATTTTTGAAACGATTGATCGAATAGCCGTTGGTGATGTTCGTACACAAATCAAAAATATTTTGGGTGCATTTATGTTTCAAGGTGATGACATTCAAAAGAAAGTAAAAGTACTTTCGGGTGGCGAAAAAACACGTTTGGCAATGATTAAATTATTGTTGGAACCGGTGAATTTGCTGATTTTAGATGAACCATCGAACCATTTGGATATGAAAACCAAAGACATCATCAAAGATGCGTTGCGCGATTTTGACGGAACGTTGATTTTAGTTTCCCACGACCGTGATTTTCTAGATGGTTTGGCAGAAAAAGTTTTTGAATTTGGAAACAAGCGCGTGAAAGAACATTTTGAAGATATTAAAGGTTTCTTGGCAAACAAAAAAATGGAAAGCTTAAAAGAAATTGAAAGATAACCTAATTGATCCCATCATTATTGGTGGGATTTTTTGTTGCATTTATAGTTGGATTTGCACAACTTCACCTACATTCATTCCTTCCAAAGTCCAATTACCGATACGAATGCGGATTAAACGTAACGTTGGGAAACCAACAGCCGCAGTCATTTTGCGAACCTGACGGAATTTTCCTTGCGTTAATGTAATGGTCAGCCAACTAGTGGGACCGTGACGATCGCTGCGAATGCGGTAACCTTCACCCACATAATCGGGTTTTTTAATAATTGCGGCAAAACATTTTTTGGTGGTTACTCGAACTCCTTTAACTCCAATTTCAACACCTTTTTGCAATTTTTCAATCGCTTCTTCGGTGATAATTCCATCGACCTGAACCACATATTGCTTTTCGTAATGTGCACTGCGAATTTCTTCACTTATTTTGCCATCGGTTGTCAACATTAGCAAACCTTCCGAATTTTCGTCTAACCTGCCAATCGCCATTGTTCCTTCGGGAAAATTGAACAATTCGCCGAGTTTTTTTTTGTTTCGTTTTTTTTCGTAAACAAACTGGGAAATATAACCTGCGGGTTTATAAAGCAAAAAATGTTTATGCATTAATGAGCATATTTTGAAGGAAATATTTTTCCAGGATTCATGATGTTTTTTGGATCGAATATTTTTTTGATTTGATACATTAGATGCAGTTCAACATCAGTAAAAACAATCGACATAAATTCTTTTTGAACCAGACCAATACCGTGTTCGCCCGAAATGGTTCCGTTTAATGATTTTGTTAACTCAAAAATTTCCTTAATTCCTTTTGGAACTTGGTTTTTCCAAGTTTCTTCGGTCATATCTAACTTTACAATGTTTACATGCAAATTTCCATCGCCAGCGTGTCCGTAACAAATACTTTTAAAGCCATATTTCTCACCAATAGCCTTAATTCCCATCAATAATTTTGGCAATTCATAGCGAGGAACCACGGTATCTTCTTCCTTATAAACGGTGTTTTGTTTCACAGCTTCGGCAATGTTTCTGCGCAATTTCCAAAGTGTGTTTTTTTGATCGGTTGTGTCTGCAAAAAGCACTTCGTCCACTTCATACTGTTCAACTACAGCAAGTATTCTTTCCGCTTCATTCATTAATATTTCAGGATAATTACCATCTACTTCAACCAACAGATGTGCTTCGTTTTCGGGTTTTAAGTAAACATCGGGCACTTCAACAAATTTACTGGTCCACAAAATAGCATCGCGCTCCATAAATTCTAACGCACTTGGAACAATTCCTGCCTTAAAAATAGCCGAAACTGCCGCTGCTGCTTGTTCCATCTTAAAAAATGGAATCCATAGCAATACGTTGTGCTGAATAGCTGGTGTCAATTTTAAAACAATTTTTGTAACAATGCCCAAAGTGCCTTCGCTGCCCACCATTAACTGCGTTAAATTGTATCCGGTTGAATTTTTAAGCGTGTTTGCACCCGTCCATATAATTTCTCCATTCGGGAGAACCACTTCTAAATTCAACACATAATCTTTCGTAACGCCGTATTTCACAGCCCGAGCACCACCTGCATTTTCAGCAATATTTCCACCAATAAAACAACTGCCTTTACTGCTTGGATCCACCGGATAAAA containing:
- a CDS encoding ABC-F family ATP-binding cassette domain-containing protein, with translation MITVNDIAVEFGGTTLFSEVTFAINETDKIALMGKNGAGKSTLLKIVAGVNKPTRGNISAPSDAVIAYLPQHLLTEDNCTVMEETSKAFSGVLNMKKEIYEINEQLTVRTDYESDEYMKLIEKVSELSEKYYSIEEVNYEAEVEKILKGLGFEREDFNRPTKEFSGGWRMRIELAKILLTKPDLILLDEPTNHLDMDSIEWLEDFLINQAKAVMVISHDRAFVDNITNRTIEVTMGRIYDYKAKYSHYLELRKERRIHQQKAYEEQQKFIADNQAFIERFRGTFSKTEQVQSRVRMLEKIVPIEVDEVDNSALKLKFPPSVRSGQYPVIVKDLEKSYDDKLIFKDANLVIERGQKVAFVGKNGEGKSTMIKAIMKEIEINGGSVEIGHNAQIGYFAQNQAALLDENATIFETIDRIAVGDVRTQIKNILGAFMFQGDDIQKKVKVLSGGEKTRLAMIKLLLEPVNLLILDEPSNHLDMKTKDIIKDALRDFDGTLILVSHDRDFLDGLAEKVFEFGNKRVKEHFEDIKGFLANKKMESLKEIER
- a CDS encoding pseudouridine synthase encodes the protein MHKHFLLYKPAGYISQFVYEKKRNKKKLGELFNFPEGTMAIGRLDENSEGLLMLTTDGKISEEIRSAHYEKQYVVQVDGIITEEAIEKLQKGVEIGVKGVRVTTKKCFAAIIKKPDYVGEGYRIRSDRHGPTSWLTITLTQGKFRQVRKMTAAVGFPTLRLIRIRIGNWTLEGMNVGEVVQIQL
- a CDS encoding FAD-binding oxidoreductase, which translates into the protein MITTEIKNKIIEIVGTSYVFTDEETLNEYGKDHTEDLVFPPSILVKPASTEEISAIMKIAFEYAIPVVPIGARTGLSGGILAVHKGIGLSLERLNKIEKIDEENLQVITQPAVITEVLQQAVAEKGLFYPVDPSSKGSCFIGGNIAENAGGARAVKYGVTKDYVLNLEVVLPNGEIIWTGANTLKNSTGYNLTQLMVGSEGTLGIVTKIVLKLTPAIQHNVLLWIPFFKMEQAAAAVSAIFKAGIVPSALEFMERDAILWTSKFVEVPDVYLKPENEAHLLVEVDGNYPEILMNEAERILAVVEQYEVDEVLFADTTDQKNTLWKLRRNIAEAVKQNTVYKEEDTVVPRYELPKLLMGIKAIGEKYGFKSICYGHAGDGNLHVNIVKLDMTEETWKNQVPKGIKEIFELTKSLNGTISGEHGIGLVQKEFMSIVFTDVELHLMYQIKKIFDPKNIMNPGKIFPSKYAH